Proteins encoded together in one Musa acuminata AAA Group cultivar baxijiao chromosome BXJ3-6, Cavendish_Baxijiao_AAA, whole genome shotgun sequence window:
- the LOC135640405 gene encoding uncharacterized protein LOC135640405, which produces MFLHSLLMQEQKHPQKRMPWYGRVMEVIILWKTVTRSSAAKPNGVRADANKQKLRKCSSLKVASSFTRACLCAPISSYNEVFRAEVPPRRSYSCPRSKSSSSSAAAAAPPPERRFVSSTRTSVEGRRVFRGKSLTDDMLMRRFVVEEEAMMQLRRRNQMEFMRRRNAMRRRQVGPSPLSRMAMAEED; this is translated from the exons ATGTTTCTCCACTCGCTACTGATGCAGGAGCAGAAGCACCCACAGAAAAG GATGCCATGGTATGGTAGAGTGATGGAGGTCATAATTCTATGGAAGACAGTGACGAGGTCTTCGGCAGCCAAGCCTAATGGAGTCCGTGCCGATGCCAACAAGCAGAAGCTAAGAAAGTGCAGCTCCCTCAAGGTAGCCTCTTCATTCACTCGGGCGTGTCTGTGTGCTCCCATCTCTTCTTACAACGAGGTGTTTCGAGCTGAAGTCCCGCCGCGGAGAAGCTACAGCTGTCCGAGGTcgaagtcgtcgtcgtcgtcggcggcggcggcggcaccgcCACCGGAGAGGAGGTTTGTATCGAGCACCAGAACCTCCGTCGAGGGGCGGAGGGTGTTCAGGGGGAAGTCTCTGACGGATGACATGCTGATGAGGAGGTTCGTGGTGGAAGAGGAAGCCATGATGCAACTGAGGAGGAGGAACCAGATGGAGTTCATGAGGAGGAGGAATGCCATGAGGAGGAGACAGGTCGGGCCAAGTCCTCTCAGCAGAATGGCAATGGCCGAAGAAGACTAG
- the LOC103989340 gene encoding uncharacterized protein LOC103989340 isoform X2, which translates to MGKNQAYKAMQRARLGSSSAGPEEVEDGMTDGSFHTPEWHAARLANLKTSHTITWEEFKRKQKEDELKRDELEADKDRMMREYRAQLDAERARKLSLGKSHSASKSHRKKDRKDKDSKKRSCRKRKHKRSSESSSSGSSSESSSSDDDYDDSEREPKRSKKKRKHRSRVKHSSSDHEENGGPVRLSKFFGSVKR; encoded by the exons ATGGGTAAAAACCAGGCTTACAAGGCGATGCAGAGGGCGAGGCTGGGGTCGTCTTCCGCAGGGCCGGAGGAGGTCGAAGACGGAATG ACGGATGGTTCATTTCATACACCAGAGTGGCATGCTGCTCGTTTGGCCAACCTAAAAACGTCTCACACCATAACATGGGAGGAATTTAAGAGGAAACAGAAG GAAGATGAACTCAAAAGAGATGAGCTTGAGGCTGATAAGGATAGGATGATGAGAGAATACAGAGCTCAGCTAGACGCTGAAAGGGCCAGGAAGCTGTCCCTTGGAAAAAGCCACTCTGCTAGCAAGTCACATCGCAAAAAAG ACAGGAAGGATAAAGATTCAAAGAAACGAAGTTGCAGGAAGAGGAAG CACAAAAGGTCCTCCGAGTCAAGTTCCTCCGGTTCATCATCTGAATCGTCAAGCAGTGATGATGATTATGACGACAGTGAAAGGGAACCAAAGAGatcaaagaagaaaaggaagcatAGGTCAAGGGTCAAGCACTCTAGCAGTGACCACGAGGAGAATGGTGGACCAGTCCGACTCTCGAAGTTCTTCGGCAGTGTGAAGAGATAG
- the LOC135640406 gene encoding light-regulated protein, chloroplastic-like, translated as MQAAAAVCFAGSLPLRSTKAIAPRSSKPRRTFHKSRVVAATAPESSTIDYSSSTSVFPVEACDVVGGEACNAKMYPEVKLAAAAASSADSRAASEEAVDRDYLEYNDPKTVFPGEACDDLGGEFCEAEYQDGVY; from the exons ATGCAGGCAGCAGCAGCTGTGTGTTTCGCTGGTTCATTGCCCCTCAGGAGCACCAAGGCAATCGCGCCCAGGTCATCCAAGCCACGCAGGACCTTCCACAAGTCCAGGGTGGTCGCCGCCACCGCACCAGAGTCCTCGACCATCGATTACAGCTCCTCCACCTC TGTGTTTCCGGTGGAGGCTTGTGATGTAGTTGGTGGAGAGGCGTGCAACGCGAAGATGTATCCTGAAGTGAAACTCGCCGCGGCGGCAGCGAGCAGCGCCGACTCCAGGGCGGCTTCGGAGGAGGCCGTCGACAGAGACTACCTCGAGTACAACGATCCCAAAAC TGTGTTCCCTGGAGAGGCATGTGATGATCTCGGAGGAGAGTTCTGCGAAGCGGAGTACCAGGATGGTGTTTACTAG
- the LOC103989340 gene encoding uncharacterized protein LOC103989340 isoform X1: protein MGKNQAYKAMQRARLGSSSAGPEEVEDGMTDGSFHTPEWHAARLANLKTSHTITWEEFKRKQKEDELKRDELEADKDRMMREYRAQLDAERARKLSLGKSHSASKSHRKKGISSLPCHHDSDRKDKDSKKRSCRKRKHKRSSESSSSGSSSESSSSDDDYDDSEREPKRSKKKRKHRSRVKHSSSDHEENGGPVRLSKFFGSVKR, encoded by the exons ATGGGTAAAAACCAGGCTTACAAGGCGATGCAGAGGGCGAGGCTGGGGTCGTCTTCCGCAGGGCCGGAGGAGGTCGAAGACGGAATG ACGGATGGTTCATTTCATACACCAGAGTGGCATGCTGCTCGTTTGGCCAACCTAAAAACGTCTCACACCATAACATGGGAGGAATTTAAGAGGAAACAGAAG GAAGATGAACTCAAAAGAGATGAGCTTGAGGCTGATAAGGATAGGATGATGAGAGAATACAGAGCTCAGCTAGACGCTGAAAGGGCCAGGAAGCTGTCCCTTGGAAAAAGCCACTCTGCTAGCAAGTCACATCGCAAAAAAG GAATATCATCATTGCCTTGTCATCATGATTCAGACAGGAAGGATAAAGATTCAAAGAAACGAAGTTGCAGGAAGAGGAAG CACAAAAGGTCCTCCGAGTCAAGTTCCTCCGGTTCATCATCTGAATCGTCAAGCAGTGATGATGATTATGACGACAGTGAAAGGGAACCAAAGAGatcaaagaagaaaaggaagcatAGGTCAAGGGTCAAGCACTCTAGCAGTGACCACGAGGAGAATGGTGGACCAGTCCGACTCTCGAAGTTCTTCGGCAGTGTGAAGAGATAG